A region of the Desulfovibrio sp. Huiquan2017 genome:
GCGGCCTGGAAGCTCACCAAACCGGACGCGACAGCCGTCCGCGAGGAGCGCGAGCCGCAATGGCAGGGCACGGACCGGCATCGCTACCGGCTGTTCACGGGACGCGACGAGCCCTCCTTTCGTTGGGGCAATGGCGCATATTTCTGGCTGCCCGCGCCGCGCCACGGGGACATTTCCTGTGAAGTGGGGCCGCTGGCCCGGGTCATGGGCGGCATGCTTGGCGGCGACCGCGCCGTGGAGCGAACGCTTTCGGACCTGCTCGGCGGCTGTGGCTTGCCTGTGGAGGCCATGAACTCCACCCTGGGCCGGGTCCTGGCGCGGGGCGCGGAGTCCGCCGCTCTGTTGCGTTCCCTGCCTGGTTTGCTGGATGAACTGGAAGGGGCCCTGCTCGGAGGGGCGGTCCGCTTGGTGGATTTCGCCCTGCCCGCAGCCGGGGTAGGCGTGGGGCGGGTGGAGGTGCCGCGCGGTGCGCTGACGCATTCCATTCGTTGGGGAAACGGTCGGATTCTCAACCACGATTACCTGATTCCATCCCTGTGGAATTTCTCTCCGCGCGACACCTCGGGCGTGCGCGGGCCGCTTGAACGCGCCCTCATCGGCACGCCGGTGGCCGACGCCGGGCACCCCGTGGAAATCCTGCGCACCCTGCACCAATTGGACCCCTGCAACGATTGCCACGTGGTCGTCGAGGACCGCGACACCGGCCGGATCAGTCTGGCCATGGCCTGATTCCCCACTGAACAAAGGAAGCGGAAGATGAATCGAGAGACGATACTGGACGCCCTTCGGGACGAGGTCTGCCAGGATGCGCTGTTCCGGCAGGCCGACCAAGTGCGCCGGGAGCAGGTGGGCAGCGACGTGCAGTTGCGCGGCGTGGTCCATTTTTCCAATTATTGCCGTTGCAATGACCTGTATTGCGGTCTGTTCAGGGACAACGCGCGGTGCAAGCGGTTCCGCATGACCGAGGATGAGATCGTGGATACCGCCCTGACCGTAGCCGAGGCGGGCCTGCACACCGTGGTCCTTCAGTCGGGCGAGGACCCGTTTTTCACCAGGGCCATGGTCTGCTCCGTCATCGAGCGCATCCTGGATCGGGCGGATGTGGCTGTGACCTTGAGTCTCGGGCTGCGTTCCCGCGAGGATCTGGCCGCGTTCAGAGACGCCGGGGCCGAGCGTTATCTCATGAAACACGAGACCATGAACCCGGCGCTTTATTCGCGCATGCGCTCCGGGTTGAAACTCGACGACCGGCTGCGGCTCATCGACTTGCTGCGCGAACTCGGCTTCCAGGTGGGCGTGGGCAACATCGTGGGGTTGCCGGGCCAGACCGTGGAGGATTTGTGCGAGGACATCCTCTTTTTCCAGGACTTCCAGCCGGACATGATCAACATCGGCCCGTTCATTCCCCACGCCCAGACCCCGCTTAAAGACGATCCCGCGGGCGACATCGAGCTCATGCTGCGCGTCTTCGCCCTGACGCGGATCGTCACCGGCGACACGCACATGGCCGCAGCCAACACCGTGGCCACCTTGGCCCCGGAGAACGGACAGTACCGGGCCCTGACCGAGGGCGGGGCCAACGTCATCATGCCCAATTGCAACCCCTTCCTGAAGAGCCGGGAGGACAAGGTCGAGTATGAGTTCCAGATCACCACGCGCAAGCGCTACGTCTCGGTGGACGAGGCGAGGAGTGTGGTCGCCCGGGCTGGAAGAACCATTGG
Encoded here:
- the hydE gene encoding [FeFe] hydrogenase H-cluster radical SAM maturase HydE, whose amino-acid sequence is MNRETILDALRDEVCQDALFRQADQVRREQVGSDVQLRGVVHFSNYCRCNDLYCGLFRDNARCKRFRMTEDEIVDTALTVAEAGLHTVVLQSGEDPFFTRAMVCSVIERILDRADVAVTLSLGLRSREDLAAFRDAGAERYLMKHETMNPALYSRMRSGLKLDDRLRLIDLLRELGFQVGVGNIVGLPGQTVEDLCEDILFFQDFQPDMINIGPFIPHAQTPLKDDPAGDIELMLRVFALTRIVTGDTHMAAANTVATLAPENGQYRALTEGGANVIMPNCNPFLKSREDKVEYEFQITTRKRYVSVDEARSVVARAGRTIGESKGHSFKMQGGAN